The following proteins are encoded in a genomic region of Vibrio taketomensis:
- the brnQ gene encoding branched-chain amino acid transport system II carrier protein — translation MLSARNIAALGFMTFAMYLGAGNLIFPPFLGYQAGENFLSGMSGFLLTGVGLPAMALVMVALVNGSDKLTAALPKPLATSFWVMVFIVIGPAFVIPRAITVAYQFSFAPMFGDTALIPFTIVFCIATILFALYPGKLIDNLGKILTPALMAILLIMSVTALMSPSGELTAATGAYVSGAFAEGLTQGYMTMDALGSIGFGWIIFRAIRSMGVDCPKATAKYTLIAALMYAVAMAFVYISLAYIGSTSSYLGSGFTNGGEILTAFTFNHFGAFGSLLLGAVMVLACLTTAIGVTTAGSEFYDNTFSKVNYKGCVITTMVLAGLIANVGLEQLLTITLPAVVALHPVAIALMIIAPVRNKMARTMVVTTVFTALAFGCIDALHVLGYMPEATDQWLNRNMPLYRYFASWIVPTITMVIMGVVAKPRACIRTAVSTN, via the coding sequence ATGTTAAGCGCACGTAATATCGCCGCTTTAGGCTTCATGACTTTCGCCATGTATTTAGGCGCTGGTAACCTGATCTTTCCACCATTTTTGGGTTACCAAGCAGGCGAAAATTTTCTGAGTGGAATGTCAGGCTTCCTCTTAACGGGTGTCGGTTTACCTGCGATGGCTCTGGTTATGGTCGCGCTGGTAAACGGGTCAGATAAGTTAACCGCAGCCCTACCAAAGCCTTTGGCTACCAGTTTTTGGGTGATGGTTTTTATCGTGATAGGTCCTGCGTTCGTGATCCCACGAGCGATTACCGTTGCCTATCAATTTAGTTTTGCGCCCATGTTTGGCGATACGGCGTTAATACCTTTCACGATTGTATTTTGTATTGCCACCATTCTATTTGCGCTTTATCCGGGTAAGCTGATAGACAACCTAGGAAAAATCCTAACACCAGCATTAATGGCAATCTTGTTGATCATGTCTGTTACGGCGTTGATGTCGCCAAGTGGTGAATTGACTGCGGCTACCGGTGCATACGTATCCGGTGCATTTGCTGAAGGTTTAACACAAGGCTATATGACCATGGACGCGCTAGGTTCTATCGGTTTTGGCTGGATAATTTTCCGCGCAATTCGCAGTATGGGTGTAGATTGCCCTAAAGCGACGGCTAAATACACGCTGATTGCCGCTTTGATGTACGCGGTTGCGATGGCGTTCGTCTACATCTCATTAGCCTACATCGGCTCAACCAGCTCATACTTAGGTTCTGGATTCACTAACGGCGGTGAAATCCTAACCGCGTTTACCTTCAACCACTTCGGAGCGTTTGGTTCACTTTTACTAGGTGCGGTGATGGTTTTAGCATGTTTGACGACTGCCATCGGCGTGACAACTGCTGGTAGTGAGTTCTACGACAACACGTTCAGTAAAGTGAATTATAAAGGCTGTGTCATTACCACCATGGTTTTGGCGGGTTTAATTGCCAACGTTGGGCTGGAACAACTGCTTACCATCACATTACCAGCTGTCGTTGCACTTCACCCAGTTGCGATAGCATTGATGATCATCGCACCAGTGCGCAACAAGATGGCGCGAACCATGGTGGTGACCACTGTGTTCACTGCGCTCGCTTTTGGATGCATCGATGCACTTCATGTCTTGGGCTACATGCCCGAAGCGACAGACCAATGGTTAAACCGTAATATGCCCCTGTATCGTTACTTCGCGAGCTGGATCGTGCCGACTATCACGATGGTTATCATGGGTGTTGTTGCGAAGCCGCGGGCTTGCATTCGCACCGCAGTGAGCACTAACTAA